Part of the Anaerobacillus alkaliphilus genome, CGTAAACAGGATTGGAAAACTAAATGGATTAGCCTTACTTCAAAAGGTGAGGATAAGATGGAAGAAGTTTTTGAACATCAACTATCTTTTCAAACGTCGATCATTAATGAGTGTCTATCCGAAGAAGAGCAGAAGACTTTATATGCACTTATGACCAAGTTACAAAAGAACACTGAAAATAAGATGAAATAATATTGATCACTTGATTAGTAAATTGAAAGGAAGGAAATGATATGTATAAAATTCCTGGGCATCATCACATTTCTATGATTACAAAACATGCAAATCAAAACAATCAATTTTATAAACATGTGCTTGGGTTACGACGCGTGAAAGTGACTGTAAATCAAGATGCTCCAACCATGTATCACTTATTTTACGGAGATAAAACAGGTAGCCCGGGCACTGAACTATCATTTTTCGAAATTCCATCAGTTGGAAAAACGCATCGTGGTACAAATGCGATTACTAGAATTGGTTTACTAGTATCTTCTGAAGAAAGTTTGCAGTATTGGAAAAAACGTTTTGAACAGCATGGGGTTTATCATGAAGAAATATCAAGATATGCCAATCGTGCCGCATTGAAATTTGAGGACCCAGAAGGGTTACGTCTCGTGCTGCTCGTATCAAACGGGGAGAAGGTTGAGCACTGGCAAACATGGGAAAAGTCAAATGTCCCAGCTGAGCATCAAATTCAAGGTATGGGTTCTGTGGAAGTGACGGTGAAAAGACTCGAAAAACTTGCGAGTACCCTTACAGACATGTTCGGCTATACAGAGGTTAGCCGTAGTGAAAACGAAGCCATCTTTCAATCGATCGACGGTGAAGTTTTTGGAGAAATCGTTGTCAGCTATTTAGACGGTCCATCGGAAAGACCAGGTCGTGGAAGTATTCATCACTTGGCGATACGTGTCAAAAACGATGAGGAACTTGCCTACTGGGATCAGCAAGTAAAACAACGAGGTTTCCAAACCTCAGGTATTGTCGACCGTTATTACTTTAAGAGTTTGTATTTCCGGGAGTCTAACGGGATACTGTTTGAAATAGCGACAGATGGGCCGGGCTTTACAATAGATGGAGATGTCGAACATTTAGGGGAACAGCTGGATTTACCACCATTTTTAGAGGGAAGACGGGCCGAGATTGAAGCAAACTTAGCCCCTATTGAAGAGTAAAATATATTTTTTTAGGAGGAAATGAATATGAACCATTTAAAAGGAATCCACCACGTAACAGCAATTACGAGTAGTGCAGAAAAGAACTATGAATTTTTTACCTATGTTTTAGGAATGCGGTTAGTTAAAAAAACAGTGAATCAAGATGATATTCAAACGTATCATTTATTCTTTGCAGATGATAAAGGTAGTGCTGGTACAGATATGACGTTCTTTGACTTCCCAGGTATTCCAAAAGGTGTCCATGGAACAAATGAAATCTCAAAGACATCGTTCCGTGTCCCAAGTGATACTGCATTAGACTATTGGGTCAAACGGTTTGATCGTTTAGATGTCAAGCATACTGAAATTAAAGAACAATTTGGAAAGAAAACTCTCTCATTCGTTGACTTTGATGATCAACAATATCAATTAATTTCAGATGAAAAAAATAAGGGCGTGGAATCTGGTACTCCTTGGCAAAAAGGTCCAATTCCACTCGAATATGCGATTACTGGGTT contains:
- a CDS encoding ring-cleaving dioxygenase — translated: MYKIPGHHHISMITKHANQNNQFYKHVLGLRRVKVTVNQDAPTMYHLFYGDKTGSPGTELSFFEIPSVGKTHRGTNAITRIGLLVSSEESLQYWKKRFEQHGVYHEEISRYANRAALKFEDPEGLRLVLLVSNGEKVEHWQTWEKSNVPAEHQIQGMGSVEVTVKRLEKLASTLTDMFGYTEVSRSENEAIFQSIDGEVFGEIVVSYLDGPSERPGRGSIHHLAIRVKNDEELAYWDQQVKQRGFQTSGIVDRYYFKSLYFRESNGILFEIATDGPGFTIDGDVEHLGEQLDLPPFLEGRRAEIEANLAPIEE